A DNA window from Paralichthys olivaceus isolate ysfri-2021 chromosome 11, ASM2471397v2, whole genome shotgun sequence contains the following coding sequences:
- the mtus2b gene encoding microtubule-associated tumor suppressor candidate 2 isoform X1 has translation MCERGEPFCGGELRNNNQRGDVVADGDANANEIRAEDGGRMGDDTGTVSGLVSGKAQQDKVVIWGTDSQCEDPDLAEFEMLECQELEAYLVEEEEDFVGLAERKTLPEQSSSCSKATAEVAADNKVREERKSFLRSASEQESTASHVSESREASRTELSSETDVFMSCQSTISSVATALDPVGRSQTTDSWHVAAGPYSTTSEDLTSQACITLSERGKADHPTLPPRKSTTHQKDVDINLNSMPHSEDIALKAKGRNGTVACGDAIDEHRRNNNQRNITEEDCDQGRSKHKALPTIKDSHEESNTKIDKSTQADEAPDVNYIPSRAGTKENPSPIHSKAIKKQGSFDNTLKKQNSFDRSFKKQPSFENTLKKQASFENTVTTSSSSLERRKPWGSPSRAATPPSSKTTSCSPKRRLPGSPAKVQGIRALSSERSDSPQRGLGQTVKPTGKMSSGIPKPVIPPQHKEPEPRRSSSPQKPKNVRPKIITYVRANLQTKPQVIVPPNEASTHPLRSSFSSPPAHKAPKVTPQPKSTPVLCSSNLLFDKYRQEMQKAGLYPPGMAVTGTKPPSSTNPPRLSGKSSSFHEEVPEKCLQEQVSHEGGSVYRSPRALRPQLGLGAVNRQPAAKTRAQQTGQRSAPTQDSADHKSSEPTPKSVLLKPGQSGLRPPGFSALPAARLASFGFVHSSSVSSASSNQSSDSDPCRPSQHHTSGSDETLSHKQTPGEVSHGPSRPHPPNAPSLQRRTLPPQRSSPVASRREIPKDAVLQPKSSPKRFAVVSPKPQSPARGQTGAVHGSVRTDRAQELDRALIQQLRERCEQQALQLLSLQAQLKKASLCLDVFSITTQHFCQKSERAVVTERELSQELARIRDEVAFSVAHWEQLQREKEELERRFEAELQGLRAQQQRELRALEERLKAQHMAEAESLQDLQRDELEELRVKQHEQIEEMSENHEASLMEMETAHYDTLTTLQEEHARTVKNLKMAHEQQRKSLEEDFQKIRLSLQDQVDTLTFQNRSLRDRAKRFEEALRKSTDEQIVDALAPYKHIEEDLKSLKDVLEMKNQQIHQQDLKITELEKIQAEKNVYLEERLQVLQQQNEDLKERIDKNLVVSRQLSEENANLQVNVEKESNEKKRLSRTNEELLWRLQTGELSPRMSPSSSPIHRPSPGPGSPARPHSYHQ, from the exons ATGTGTGAGCGTGGAGAGCCCTTCTGCGGGGGGGAGCTGAGGAACAACAACCAGCGGGGGGACGTGGTGGCCGACGGTGATGCCAACGCTAATGAGATCAGGGCAGAGGATGGCGGGAGGATGGGCGACGATACCGGCACTGTGTCGGGGCTGGTGAGTGGAAAAGCACAGCAAGACAAAGTCGTCATCTGGGGCACCGACTCCCAGTGTGAAGACCCCGACCTTGCTGAGTTTGAGATGCTGGAGTGTCAGGAGCTGGAGGCCTACctggttgaggaggaggaggactttgTCGGGCTTGCAGAGCGGAAGACGCTTCCGGAGCAGTCGTCATCGTGCAGCAAAGCCACGGCAGAAGTAGCAGCGGATAATAAGGTCAGGGAAGAGAGGAAGTCCTTTCTGCGTTCTGCCAGCGAGCAGGAATCCACTGCATCTCATGTGTCCGAGAGCAGAGAGGCCTCCAGGACTGAGTTGAGCTCGGAAACTGACGTCTTCATGTCCTGTCAGTCCACCATTTCCAGCGTGGCCACTGCTTTGGACCCTGTCGGCAGGTCCCAGACGACAGACTCCTGGCACGTTGCCGCTGGTCCTTACTCGACCACCTCAGAGGACCTGACTTCCCAGGCTTGCATCACTCTCTCTGAGCGAGGCAAGGCTGACCACCCTACCCTCCCCCCCAGAAAAAGCACAACACACCAGAAAGACGTGGACATCAATTTGAATTCAATGCCTCACTCGGAGGACATTGCTTTGAAGGCAAAAGGGAGAAATGGAACTGTTGCGTGCGGAGATGCCATTGATGAGCACAGGAGGAACAATAACCAGAGAAATATAACAGAGGAAGATTGTGATCAAGGGAGAAGTAAGCACAAGGCTTTGCCCACTATAAAAGACTCACATGAAGAAAGCAACACAAAAATTGATAAAAGCACACAAGCTGACGAGGCCCCTGATGTGAATTATATCCCATCCAGAGCAGGTACAAAGGAGAATCCATCACCAATTCATTCCAAAGCCATAAAGAAACAAGGATCGTTTGATAAcacattgaaaaaacaaaactctttCGACAGGAGTTTTAAAAAGCAGCCGTCGTTTGAGAACACTTTAAAGAAGCAGGCCTCTTTTGAGAACACCGTCACCACCAGCTCCTCAAGTCTGGAGCGGAGGAAGCCATGGGGAAGCCCCAGTCGAGCCGCAACTCCCCCGTCCTCGAAAACCACCTCGTGTTCGCCCAAGAGACGACTGCCTGGTTCTCCAGCCAAGGTCCAGGGCATCAGGGCGCTGAGCTCGGAGCGCAGCGACTCCCCACAGAGAGGTTTAGGTCAAACGGTCAAGCCGACAGGAAAGATGAGCAGTGGCATCCCCAAACCTGTCATCCCTCCTCAGCACAAAGAACCCGAACCAAGGAGGTCTTCTTCTCCCCAGAAACCTAAAAACGTGCGACCAAAAATCATCACCTATGTTCGGGCAAACCTTCAAACAAAACCCCAAGTCATAGTTCCCCCAAATGAAGCTTCTACACACCCACTAAGATCCTCCTTCTCCAGTCCACCGGCTCATAAAGCTCCGAAGGTTACTCCTCAACCTAAATCCACACCGGTGCTGTGTTCCTCCAACCTGCTGTTTGACAAGTATCGCCAGGAGATGCAGAAGGCGGGGCTTTATCCTCCAGGCATGGCTGTGACTGGGACGAAGCCTCCGAGCAGCACCAACCCCCCGAGGTTGAGCGGGAAGTCGAGCAGCTTTCACGAGGAAGTGCCAGAGAAATGTCTCCAAGAG CAGGTTTCTCACGAGGGCGGCAGTGTGTACCGGTCACCCCGAGCCCTGAGGCCTCAGCTGGGGTTAGGGGCGGTCAACCGTCAGCCTGCAGCCAAGACAAGAGCTCAGCaaacaggtcaaaggtcagcacCCACCCAGGACTCTGCAG ATCACAAGAGCTCAGAACCAACCCCTAAGAGTGTCCTGCTCAAaccaggacagtctggtctccGTCCTCCCGGTTTCTCCGCCCTGCCAGCTGCCCGCCTGGCCTCCTTCGGCTTCGTCCACAGCTCCAGTGTCTCGTCTGCATCCAGCAACCAGTCCAGTGACAGCGATCCCTGTCGACCCTCCCAGC ATCACACCAGTGGCAGCGATGAAACcctgtcacacaaacaaacccccGGTGAAGTTTCACACGGTCCGAGCCGACCTCATCCTCCCAACGCCCCCAGCCTCCAGCGCCGCACTCTGCCCCCGCAGCGCTCCTCACCAGTGG CCTCTAGGAGAGAGATCCCGAAGGATGCTGTATTGCAACCGAAGTCGTCCCCTAAAAGATTTGCAGTGGTTTCACCCAAACCTCAGTCACCTG CTCGTGGGCAGACGGGGGCGGTCCATGGTTCAGTTCGGACCGACAGGGCCCAGGAGTTGGACCGGGCTCTGATCCAGCAGCTGCGGGAGCGCTGCGAGCAGCAggcactgcagctgctgagccTCCAGGCCCAGTTAAAGAAGGCCTCCCTGTGCCTGGACGTTTTCAGCATCACTACCCAGCACTTCTGTCAAAAG AGTGAACGTGCCGTTGTGACGGAGAGGGAACTGTCCCAGGAGCTTGCCAGAATCAGGGATGAAGTGG CTTTCAGTGTCGCACACTGGGAGCAACTGCAGCGGGAGAAGGAGGAACTGGAGCGTCGCTTTGAGGCTGAGCTGCAGGGATTGCGGgctcagcagcagagggagctgaGAGCGCTGGAGGAGCGGCTGAAGGCGCAGCACATGGCTGAGGCCGAGAGTCTGCAGGACCTACAGCGGGATGAGCTTGAGGAGCTACGGGTCAAACAGCACGAGCAG ATTGAGGAGATGAGTGAGAACCACGAGGCGTCCCTGATGGAGATGGAGACGGCTCACTACGACACGCTGACCACTCTGCAGGAGGAGCATGCCAGGACTGTGAAGA ATCTGAAGATGGCCCATGAACAGCAGAGGAAGTCTCTGGAAGAAGATTTTCAGAAGATCAGACTGTCGCTGCAG GATCAGGTGGACACCCTGACGTTTCAGAACCGAAGCCTCAGGGACCGAGCCAAGCGATTTGAGGAAGCTCTCCGCAAGAGCACAGATGAGCAGATAGTG GACGCTCTGGCTCCATACAAACACATAGAGGAGGACCTGAAGAGTCTCAAAGATGTTCTGGAGATGAAGAATCAACAAATTCATCAGCAGGACCTGAAGATAACAGAGCTGGAGAAAATA CAGGCTGAAAAGAATGTATACCTGGAGGAGAGACTGCAggtgttgcagcagcagaacgAAGACCTGAAGGAGCGAATAGACAAGAACCTGGTTGTGTCCAG ACAACTCTCTGAGGAGAACGCCAACCTGCAGGTGAACGTGGAGAAGGAGAGCAATGAGAAGAAGCGGCTGAGTCGCACCAACGAGGAGTTGCTGTGGCGTCTCCAGACGGGCGAGCTAAGCCCTCGCATGTCCCCCAGCTCCTCCCCCATCCACCGACCATCCCCTGGACCGGGCTCCCCTGCCCGCCCACACTCCTACCATCAGTGA
- the mtus2b gene encoding microtubule-associated tumor suppressor candidate 2 isoform X4, whose product MFTFLGYFVPFLTLILQKTSAAQDDNLPSYHTSGSDETLSHKQTPGEVSHGPSRPHPPNAPSLQRRTLPPQRSSPVASRREIPKDAVLQPKSSPKRFAVVSPKPQSPARGQTGAVHGSVRTDRAQELDRALIQQLRERCEQQALQLLSLQAQLKKASLCLDVFSITTQHFCQKSERAVVTERELSQELARIRDEVAFSVAHWEQLQREKEELERRFEAELQGLRAQQQRELRALEERLKAQHMAEAESLQDLQRDELEELRVKQHEQIEEMSENHEASLMEMETAHYDTLTTLQEEHARTVKNLKMAHEQQRKSLEEDFQKIRLSLQDQVDTLTFQNRSLRDRAKRFEEALRKSTDEQIVDALAPYKHIEEDLKSLKDVLEMKNQQIHQQDLKITELEKIQAEKNVYLEERLQVLQQQNEDLKERIDKNLVVSRQLSEENANLQVNVEKESNEKKRLSRTNEELLWRLQTGELSPRMSPSSSPIHRPSPGPGSPARPHSYHQ is encoded by the exons ATGTTCACGTTTCTGGGTTATTTTGTGCCATTTTTAACTCTGATTCTTCAGAAAACAAGCGCAGCTCAAGATGATAACCTGCCGTCAT ATCACACCAGTGGCAGCGATGAAACcctgtcacacaaacaaacccccGGTGAAGTTTCACACGGTCCGAGCCGACCTCATCCTCCCAACGCCCCCAGCCTCCAGCGCCGCACTCTGCCCCCGCAGCGCTCCTCACCAGTGG CCTCTAGGAGAGAGATCCCGAAGGATGCTGTATTGCAACCGAAGTCGTCCCCTAAAAGATTTGCAGTGGTTTCACCCAAACCTCAGTCACCTG CTCGTGGGCAGACGGGGGCGGTCCATGGTTCAGTTCGGACCGACAGGGCCCAGGAGTTGGACCGGGCTCTGATCCAGCAGCTGCGGGAGCGCTGCGAGCAGCAggcactgcagctgctgagccTCCAGGCCCAGTTAAAGAAGGCCTCCCTGTGCCTGGACGTTTTCAGCATCACTACCCAGCACTTCTGTCAAAAG AGTGAACGTGCCGTTGTGACGGAGAGGGAACTGTCCCAGGAGCTTGCCAGAATCAGGGATGAAGTGG CTTTCAGTGTCGCACACTGGGAGCAACTGCAGCGGGAGAAGGAGGAACTGGAGCGTCGCTTTGAGGCTGAGCTGCAGGGATTGCGGgctcagcagcagagggagctgaGAGCGCTGGAGGAGCGGCTGAAGGCGCAGCACATGGCTGAGGCCGAGAGTCTGCAGGACCTACAGCGGGATGAGCTTGAGGAGCTACGGGTCAAACAGCACGAGCAG ATTGAGGAGATGAGTGAGAACCACGAGGCGTCCCTGATGGAGATGGAGACGGCTCACTACGACACGCTGACCACTCTGCAGGAGGAGCATGCCAGGACTGTGAAGA ATCTGAAGATGGCCCATGAACAGCAGAGGAAGTCTCTGGAAGAAGATTTTCAGAAGATCAGACTGTCGCTGCAG GATCAGGTGGACACCCTGACGTTTCAGAACCGAAGCCTCAGGGACCGAGCCAAGCGATTTGAGGAAGCTCTCCGCAAGAGCACAGATGAGCAGATAGTG GACGCTCTGGCTCCATACAAACACATAGAGGAGGACCTGAAGAGTCTCAAAGATGTTCTGGAGATGAAGAATCAACAAATTCATCAGCAGGACCTGAAGATAACAGAGCTGGAGAAAATA CAGGCTGAAAAGAATGTATACCTGGAGGAGAGACTGCAggtgttgcagcagcagaacgAAGACCTGAAGGAGCGAATAGACAAGAACCTGGTTGTGTCCAG ACAACTCTCTGAGGAGAACGCCAACCTGCAGGTGAACGTGGAGAAGGAGAGCAATGAGAAGAAGCGGCTGAGTCGCACCAACGAGGAGTTGCTGTGGCGTCTCCAGACGGGCGAGCTAAGCCCTCGCATGTCCCCCAGCTCCTCCCCCATCCACCGACCATCCCCTGGACCGGGCTCCCCTGCCCGCCCACACTCCTACCATCAGTGA